In Desulfosediminicola ganghwensis, a single window of DNA contains:
- a CDS encoding SDR family oxidoreductase yields the protein MKKILLAGSTGYLGIYIAKELQQRSCFFRAIARSPEKLEQNDIKANELLKAELTDPESIRECCKGIDIVISTVGITKQKDGLTYMDVDYQANMNLLKEAKKNGVTKFIYVSVLNGEKLRNLKICDAKELFVEQLKQSGIDYCIVRPNGFFSDMSEFFNMAKIGRIYLFGNGELRANPIHGEDLAVVCVDAIDRPDKEVEIGGPETLTQNEIASIAFDILGIKPKITHIPDWVRITILNLVKLLTGSKFYGPVEFFMTVMAIDMLAPEYGKRTLKEYFLELNNKKV from the coding sequence ATGAAAAAAATTTTATTGGCAGGATCAACGGGTTACTTGGGAATCTATATTGCAAAGGAACTTCAACAACGATCCTGTTTTTTCAGGGCTATTGCTCGAAGCCCAGAAAAACTTGAGCAAAATGATATTAAAGCCAACGAACTGCTTAAAGCAGAACTGACTGACCCAGAGTCCATCAGAGAGTGCTGTAAAGGTATCGATATCGTTATATCAACTGTTGGTATCACAAAACAAAAAGATGGTCTTACATATATGGATGTAGATTATCAAGCCAATATGAATTTGCTGAAAGAAGCTAAAAAAAATGGAGTTACAAAATTTATTTATGTTTCAGTCCTAAATGGTGAAAAGCTAAGAAACCTAAAAATATGCGACGCAAAAGAGTTGTTTGTTGAGCAGTTGAAACAGTCAGGGATAGATTATTGTATTGTTCGCCCAAATGGATTTTTCTCAGATATGTCAGAATTTTTTAACATGGCAAAAATTGGGAGAATATATCTTTTTGGAAACGGAGAATTGAGAGCGAATCCAATCCATGGTGAAGATTTGGCAGTTGTTTGCGTAGACGCTATCGACAGGCCTGATAAAGAAGTTGAAATTGGAGGCCCCGAAACACTCACCCAAAATGAGATTGCATCGATAGCCTTTGATATTTTGGGTATTAAGCCGAAAATAACACATATCCCAGATTGGGTAAGGATTACAATTCTCAATTTGGTAAAATTACTTACCGGAAGTAAGTTTTATGGACCAGTTGAATTTTTCATGACAGTCATGGCAATTGATATGCTTGCCCCTGAATATGGCAAACGCAC